In a genomic window of Flavobacteriales bacterium:
- a CDS encoding DEAD/DEAH box helicase family protein → MSAPASLIINRAHQEPTRHWSQASDGTLKLVDHRRDAGYEIFDVRANTRRVEPLPLVNAIRERVAQWRASGYEGTTIVSRQLLEHWHDTTARQHPFYFCQLEAIETLIWWVEALPNYKQGIHVPGDGGEWQRLCNKMATGSGKTTLMGMVIVWQTLNALTYPKRNKDFSRAIFVVAPGLTVKERLRTLYPGDPANVYDEFRICPNESLRQKLNQVELLVENWHTLMPLKQTERSVVKKGKESDEAYTRRVLGKLAQYKDLVVINDEAHHAYRVPAESKVSKKEAEEHGIDLEEATRWIEGLDRIHKTRRVQRCFDLSATPFAPTGKKATEAGLFGWVVSDFGLNDAIESGLVKTPRVVIRDDALPDAKTYRSRLYHIYRDAEVQNDLSRRGAEPHEPLPQLVQTAYTLLGADWREAYKAWKEAGHTSPPVMLTVCNKVETSARIEHYFNKGDAHWPELHAPGRTLRVDSRVLEKAERGETATADKDYEKRLKAIVDAAAIPDTKKEQLKELKKEELLRALVDNVGKRGQGGQDLQNVISVAMLSEGWDAKNVTHIMGLRAFTSQLLCEQVIGRGLRRVGYDKDDEGYYKAEYVNIFGVPLSIFQDMSEAGDAPPPPKPSTQIEAMPERNALEIRWPNVVRIDTIIRPELVVDWSKVASLQLDPSRTAIIAELAPAVGGATDMSKVKEIDLEKIPEGFRQQHLVFKAARKAYDDARERFKGQREFLVVQLIRIVEQFLDGPKLVIPTLFHQKPHHKRILIALNLDLIVQHLMRHVNEQNSERIEPVFDEEFPIGSTRSMRTWYTTKHAPPTTRSQISHAVADSTWEQYTMDTLESKRTDGIVQSYAKNDHLGFQVQYLFNGSRRRYIPDYLVRFTNGKTLVLEIKGQDSEQNRAKRAALDLWVKAVNTKGGFGTWCWDVALRPEQVWDVVMKHGGLSTAKYKEHDVVMVSQDVEVEGHRLRAGLSGTVVAVYGGGKAYAVEFTDLANGMDVVTMEPSMLK, encoded by the coding sequence ATGAGCGCACCAGCCAGCCTCATCATCAACCGCGCGCACCAGGAACCCACCCGGCACTGGTCGCAAGCCAGCGACGGCACATTGAAGCTGGTGGACCACCGCCGTGATGCGGGCTACGAGATCTTCGATGTGCGCGCCAACACGCGCCGCGTGGAGCCCTTACCGTTGGTGAACGCCATCCGCGAACGCGTGGCGCAATGGCGCGCCAGCGGATACGAAGGCACCACCATCGTAAGCCGTCAACTGCTGGAGCACTGGCACGATACCACCGCGCGGCAGCATCCGTTCTATTTCTGCCAGCTGGAGGCCATCGAAACGCTCATCTGGTGGGTGGAGGCGTTGCCCAATTACAAGCAAGGAATCCACGTGCCCGGTGATGGCGGCGAGTGGCAACGCCTGTGTAACAAGATGGCCACCGGCAGCGGTAAGACCACCTTGATGGGCATGGTGATCGTGTGGCAAACGCTCAACGCGCTCACCTACCCCAAGCGCAACAAGGATTTCAGCCGGGCCATTTTCGTGGTGGCACCGGGCCTTACGGTGAAGGAACGCTTGCGCACGCTGTACCCCGGCGATCCGGCCAACGTGTATGACGAGTTCCGCATCTGCCCCAACGAATCATTGCGCCAGAAGCTGAACCAAGTGGAACTGCTGGTGGAGAACTGGCACACGCTGATGCCCCTGAAGCAGACCGAGCGCAGCGTGGTGAAGAAGGGCAAGGAGAGCGACGAAGCTTATACCCGTCGCGTGCTGGGAAAATTGGCGCAGTACAAGGACCTGGTGGTGATCAACGACGAGGCGCACCACGCCTACCGCGTACCCGCCGAAAGCAAGGTGAGCAAGAAGGAAGCAGAAGAGCACGGCATCGACTTGGAAGAGGCCACGCGCTGGATCGAAGGGCTTGACCGCATCCACAAGACGCGGCGCGTGCAGCGCTGCTTCGACCTGAGCGCAACACCCTTCGCGCCCACCGGCAAGAAGGCAACCGAAGCAGGGCTCTTCGGTTGGGTGGTCAGCGATTTCGGCCTAAACGACGCCATTGAATCGGGCTTGGTGAAAACACCGCGCGTGGTGATCCGCGATGATGCATTGCCCGATGCGAAGACCTACCGCAGCCGCCTCTACCACATCTACCGCGATGCCGAAGTACAGAATGACTTGAGTCGCCGAGGCGCTGAGCCGCACGAGCCGCTGCCGCAATTGGTACAGACAGCCTACACACTTCTCGGTGCCGATTGGCGCGAAGCCTACAAGGCCTGGAAAGAAGCCGGGCATACCTCGCCGCCCGTGATGCTCACCGTGTGCAACAAGGTGGAGACATCGGCGCGTATCGAGCACTACTTCAACAAAGGCGATGCGCATTGGCCCGAGCTGCATGCGCCCGGCCGCACCTTGCGGGTGGACAGTCGCGTGCTGGAGAAAGCCGAGCGCGGCGAAACCGCAACAGCGGACAAAGACTACGAGAAGCGCCTGAAAGCGATCGTGGATGCTGCTGCTATCCCGGACACGAAGAAGGAGCAACTGAAGGAACTGAAGAAGGAAGAACTGCTGCGCGCACTGGTGGACAACGTCGGCAAGCGCGGCCAAGGCGGGCAGGACTTGCAGAACGTGATCAGCGTGGCCATGCTGAGCGAAGGCTGGGACGCGAAGAACGTGACGCATATCATGGGCTTGCGGGCCTTCACGAGCCAGTTACTCTGCGAGCAGGTAATTGGTCGTGGTCTGCGTCGGGTGGGCTACGACAAGGATGACGAAGGCTACTACAAGGCAGAGTATGTGAACATCTTCGGCGTGCCTCTAAGCATCTTCCAGGACATGAGCGAGGCGGGTGATGCACCGCCGCCGCCGAAGCCCAGCACGCAGATCGAAGCGATGCCCGAACGCAACGCGCTGGAAATCCGCTGGCCCAACGTGGTGCGCATCGACACCATCATCCGACCCGAACTGGTGGTGGACTGGTCGAAGGTGGCCTCCCTGCAACTTGATCCTTCACGTACGGCGATCATCGCTGAATTGGCCCCCGCCGTGGGCGGTGCCACGGATATGAGCAAGGTGAAGGAGATTGATCTGGAAAAGATCCCGGAAGGCTTCCGTCAACAGCATCTGGTCTTCAAAGCTGCACGCAAAGCATACGATGACGCACGCGAACGCTTCAAGGGCCAGCGCGAATTCCTCGTGGTGCAGCTGATCCGCATCGTGGAGCAATTCCTCGACGGCCCCAAGCTGGTGATCCCGACGCTCTTCCACCAGAAGCCGCACCACAAGCGCATCCTCATCGCACTGAACTTGGACCTTATCGTGCAGCACCTCATGCGGCATGTGAACGAACAGAATAGCGAGCGCATCGAACCTGTATTCGATGAAGAGTTTCCTATCGGGAGCACGCGCTCCATGCGCACGTGGTACACCACCAAGCATGCACCGCCCACAACGCGCTCGCAGATCAGCCATGCCGTAGCCGACAGTACGTGGGAGCAATACACCATGGACACGTTGGAGAGCAAGCGCACCGATGGCATCGTACAGTCGTACGCCAAGAATGACCACCTCGGCTTCCAAGTCCAATACCTCTTCAACGGCTCACGCCGCCGCTACATCCCGGACTACCTCGTGCGCTTCACCAACGGCAAAACGCTGGTGCTGGAGATCAAAGGCCAGGACAGCGAACAGAACCGCGCCAAGCGCGCCGCACTGGACCTATGGGTGAAGGCCGTGAATACCAAAGGCGGTTTCGGAACGTGGTGTTGGGACGTGGCCCTACGTCCGGAGCAGGTGTGGGATGTGGTGATGAAGCATGGGGGTTTGAGCACTGCCAAGTACAAAGAACATGATGTTGTTATGGTGTCGCAGGATGTTGAAGTTGAAGGTCATCGCTTGCGAGCGGGGTTGAGCGGCACTGTTGTCGCGGTCTATGGCGGCGGCAAGGCGTACGCAGTTGAGTTCACAGACCTGGCCAACGGGATGGATGTTGTTACGATGGAGCCCAGTATGCTCAAGTAG
- a CDS encoding M48 family metallopeptidase, protein MDAKAKFKQRVRDWSEKIGVEVVWLGIRPMRRKWASCSTNGHLNFNDELLSLPPRLQDYVIVHELLHLRVPNHGKLWKSLMRGYLGEWEEMKEELSAMELELA, encoded by the coding sequence ATGGACGCCAAGGCCAAATTCAAACAACGCGTCCGCGACTGGTCGGAGAAGATCGGTGTGGAGGTGGTGTGGCTGGGCATCCGTCCCATGCGCCGCAAGTGGGCGAGCTGCTCTACTAACGGGCACCTGAACTTCAACGATGAACTCCTTTCTCTGCCCCCTCGCTTACAGGACTACGTGATCGTCCACGAGCTGCTGCACCTGCGCGTGCCCAACCACGGCAAGCTGTGGAAGAGCTTGATGCGAGGGTATTTGGGGGAGTGGGAGGAGATGAAAGAAGAACTTAGCGCAATGGAACTCGAACTTGCGTGA
- a CDS encoding response regulator transcription factor, whose amino-acid sequence MFLRSRKRTRQPTAINDRDREYLRLLLTVPEPTPAQIADAMHRSVKTVEKRRYKVMRKLGAKTTLELYLAAVRRGLVECGCGKGKCGEGEEGVYSAAPK is encoded by the coding sequence ATGTTCCTGCGCAGCCGCAAGCGCACCCGCCAGCCCACCGCGATCAACGATCGCGACCGGGAGTACCTGCGCCTGCTGCTCACGGTGCCAGAGCCCACGCCGGCCCAGATCGCCGATGCCATGCACCGCAGCGTGAAGACCGTGGAGAAGCGCCGCTACAAGGTGATGCGCAAGCTGGGCGCCAAGACCACCTTGGAATTGTACCTGGCCGCGGTGAGGCGGGGGCTGGTGGAGTGCGGGTGCGGGAAGGGGAAATGCGGGGAGGGGGAAGAGGGTGTGTATAGCGCAGCACCGAAGTAG